The Lycium barbarum isolate Lr01 chromosome 9, ASM1917538v2, whole genome shotgun sequence genome has a segment encoding these proteins:
- the LOC132612136 gene encoding uncharacterized protein LOC132612136 → MHLAEPAGFSRRDLNLLQNPQALAELPVVMANNPPAKVREVAVPRVADVTSSIVKPTIEGHFELKHPMIQLLHSSGQFTGMSHEDPQRHIHTFLQIVDTFSIGRVTKEYVQLTMFPFSLLGNASNWLLAEPANFITSWDDLATKFLTRFFPPAKTARLQREIMSFRQKSGENLYQAWERFKGLLRDCLHHHQTNKVLAHTFIESLDAQHKSSLDTGAGGFTQSTPDWQDDAASSSVREALGVFEVDNFTTLSAQIDAMHTEIKKLAVAQAPPHMHVVQQAIVFCDVYGEGHNGDECPTNPASIYFMGNAGNGQGNKNQYGNSYNPNWRNHLISGGVTTQIVSAQNTRPPGGLPSDTDVNPKPCNAVTLRNGRELEEVAPKKTSRVEAEKENITEEMIKEERVVKTPVAKQPQPVVAKTPVAKQPQPVVVKPPPPFPQRLGIPKYAKHINDIVANKSRFTELPTKLKDPGSFTIEISIGKLVVARALCDLGASINLMPSSIFRKLGLGVPSPTTIVLQLADRSLARLEGIIEDVLVQVGSLIIPANFMILDFDPDPEVPFILGRPFLATGRALIDVAVGQLTMRVHDKVEVFNVYHALKMPAIYELSIVTILNDDTGRPLITSHDPLERDLMGDDIFGDSATFEMVQILDMASIYICAGEFEPLDRNVRITPKLSIEEPPNLELKPLSAHLKYAFLGEGDTLPMILAAELTAEEVSICLEVLKSYKRALG, encoded by the exons ATGCATTTGGCAGAACCCGCAGGCTTTAGCAGGAGAGATTTGAATTTATTGCAGAACCCGCAGGCTTTAGCAGAGTTACCTGTGGTCATGGCTAATAATCCACCAGCGAAAGTGAGAGAGGTTGCAGTGCCTCGTGTGGCAGATGTAACTTCGAGCATTGTCAAGCCCACCATCGAAGGGCACTTTGAGCTGAAACATCCCATGATTCAGCTACTTCACTCTAGTGGGCAATTCACGGGAATGTCCCATGAGGATCCTCAGCGTCACATCCATACTTTTCTGCAGATTGTGGATACTTTCTCTATTGGGAGGGTCACCAAAGAATATGTGCAGCTGACAATGTTCCCCTTTTCTCTATTGGGGAATGCAAGTAACTGGTTATTAGCAGAGCCCGCAAATTTTATCACTTCATGGGATGATTTGGCGACGAAATTCTTGACAAGGTTCTTTCCACCAGCAAAGACAGCTCGACTCCAAAGAGAGATCATGTCATTCAGGCAGAAAAGTGGGGAAAATTTGTATCAAGCGTGGGAGAGGTTCAAAGGTCTTCTCAGAGATTGCCTTCACCACCATCAGACGAATAAAGTTCTGGCACACACATTCATTGAGAGTCTGGACGCCCAACATAAGTCATCATTAGACACTGGTGCAGGAGG GTTTACTCAGAGCACTCCAGACTGGCAGGATGATGCAGCTAGCAGTTCAGTTAGAGAGGCACTGGGTGTTTTTGAAGTGGATAATTTTACAACACTATCAGCACAGATTGATGCCATGCACACTGAAATCAAGAAGTTAGCTGTTGCGCAAGCTCCACCACATATGCATGTAGTGCAACAAGCCATCGTTTTTTGTGACGTTTATGGAGAAGGTCACAACGGTGATGAATGCCCTACAAATCCCGCATCCATATACTTTATGGGTAATGCAGGCAATGGACAAGGAAACAAAAATCAATACGGGAATTCCTATAACCCAAATTGGAGAAATCACCTGATTTCAGGTGGAGTGACAACCCAG ATAGTTAGTGCACAAAATACTAGACCACCTGGTGGACTTCCAAGTGATACGGATGTGAATCCCAAGCCTTGTAATGCTGTGACTCTTCGAAATGGGAGAGAACTAGAGGAAGTGGCTCCGAAAAAAACCAGTCGAGTAGAAGCTGAAAAAGAAAATATTACTGAGGAAATGATTAAAGAAGAGAGGGTAGTCAAGACACCAGTGGCAAAGCAGCCACAGCCCGTGGTTGCAAAGACACCAGTGGCAAAGCAGCCACAACCCGTGGTTGTAAAGCCACCACCTCCATTCCCTCAACGTTTG GGTATCCCAAAGTATGCTAAGCACATCAATGATATTGTTGCAAACAAGAGCCGATTCACAGA GTTACCCACTAAATTGAAGGATCCCGGAAGTTTCACGATTGAGATTTCTATTGGGAAGCTGGTTGTTGCTCGAGCACTATGTGATCTCGGTGcaagtataaatttgatgccttCATCTATCTTCAGGAAGCTAGGTTTGGGAGTACCCAGTCCAACCACTATAGTTCTTCAACTGGCAGACAGATCGTTAGCAAGACTAGAAGGCATTATTGAAGATGTATTGGTGCAAGTGGGGTCGTTGATAATTCCTGCTAACTTCATGATTTTGGACTTCGATCCAGACCCGGAAGTCCCATTTATTTTGGGGCGTCCATTCTTGGCCACAGGGAGAGCACTTATTGATGTAGCTGTTGGTCAGCTCACCATGAGAGTACATGATAAAGTTGAAGTCTTCAATGTATACCACGCTCTAAAGATGCCTGCAATCTATGAGTTGTCCATCGTTACTATTCTGAATGATGATACAGGACGACCACTCATCACTTCTCATGATCCATTGGAGAGAGACTTAATGGGTGATGATATTTTTGGTGACTCGGCGACATTTGAGATGGTGCAGATTCTGGATATGGCGAGTATTTATATTTGTGCAGGCGAGTTTGAGCCTTTAGATAGAAATGTGAGAATAACTCCGAAGTTGTCAATTGAAGAGCCTCCAAATTTGGAATTGAAGCCATTGTCCGCACATCTTAAATATGCATTCTTAGGCGAGGGTGATACCTTGCCAATGATATTAGCAGCAGAGTTGACCGCCGAAGAGGTTAGTATTTGTCTGGAAGTATTGAAGTCTTACAAAAGGGCATTGGGGTAG